GTACGAGGAACGAGGCCGCCGAATCCTGTGCCACACCGGTCAGAAAGTTGTGACGGATGATCAGGGACAAGGCTGGGTGGTCGATTCGAAAACGCCGCCTGAGTTCGAGCCGGAAGCCTGGCACCGCTACAAGGTCCGCGTGGTGGGCAACCATCACCAGCACTGGATCGATGGGGTGAAGACCGCCGAGCACTTCGATATGGATCCTCGCGGGCGTTCGCTGTCGGGCCGAATCGGGGTGCAGGTCCACGTGGGGCCGCCGATGGAAATTCGCTATCGCAATTTCTTTGTGAAGCGATTGCCTCGTTCCGACGATTCGATGGTTGCATCGATGAACCTGCCGGAAGACGCGGAAAAGATCGTTCCACAGGGCGGATGGAAGAACGCGGGGCGACGTGACAGCAATTACAAACTGCAAGCGGCCGAGTTGCCAGGCACTCGTGACGTGCACCGGGCCGGGCCGATTTGGTTGGCGTCTCAGCCCGACGCGAAAGGGTTGGCTGCCGCGAAGGAAGCCGGGGTGACGCGAGTGATCACGCTGCGAAGTGAACGCGAAATCGATTTTGACGACGAAGCCATGGTGAAGGACGCGGGGCTGGAATTTCACGCGATTCGTTTCGGCGGTCACCAGCAGATGACGGACGCGAAGTTGGACGAGCTTCGCAGGCTGCTGCGATCTGCTCGGCCGGATGAGCAAGTGTTGCTGCATTGCGCGTCGGCCAACCGAGTCGGGGCCGTTTGGATCGCTCACCGGGTGTTGGACGGACGTCAGGCGATCGAAAACGCGGTCGCCGAAGGCAAGCGAATCGGATTGAAAGATCCCGATTTGGAATCCACCGCCATCCAGTACGTCCGACGCAAGCGGTGAGGCGTGAGCTGTGAGATGTGAGCAGAGAGGGCTGAGTGCGGAGCCGTAGGTCAGGCCCCGCCTTACGTGGTTGCTGGCTTGTGGACTGACAATCAGGGATAACGCCCTTCGTCGATCCTCTCGTAGGCCGGATGAAGGAGGCTTTGCGACGCACATCCGGCGAGGCTTGGTTTGCTCGTGCCATCACGATTGCCGGAGCTGCGCCGAGGCGGCTTGTTCCGGCCTACGGGTGGGGAGGGTGAAAGTGGGAAGAGATACAGGGCAGAAGGGGGCTTTTTGTGTGACGGTGCGCGGTTGTCAGGTGGGACCTGACCTACTTTGTGACCAAACGTGTCACGGGGGTGGCGATGATACGAACATCTAAGTTCAGATCCTCGTCACGCAAAATTTTGGGACGTTCACTATGTCAGTCGCCACGCTTTCTCCTGTTGCTGCTCCTTCAGCCTTTGTTCGTGGTGACGAATCCTTTGCCCGATCGCGGGATCGATTTTGCGAACGAGCGAACGCGAAATGGAGCCCTGAACGTCTTTTGCGGACTGCGATGGCGGACAGTGACCGCTTCGTCGTGCAA
This genomic interval from Rhodopirellula halodulae contains the following:
- a CDS encoding family 16 glycoside hydrolase — protein: MSVARCERPRFSDAPLVLGLLGVLVLAGFDSPNTSAMEPAAGLPRDTPSGFESLIDGELVDSWEGSLDDWKLENGVLIGTTDGSVKVNRFITSSIDPVEDFELEVDVWVSAKGNSGIQYRSELREDLGPAVMVGYQCDVVANTPKYNGMLYEERGRRILCHTGQKVVTDDQGQGWVVDSKTPPEFEPEAWHRYKVRVVGNHHQHWIDGVKTAEHFDMDPRGRSLSGRIGVQVHVGPPMEIRYRNFFVKRLPRSDDSMVASMNLPEDAEKIVPQGGWKNAGRRDSNYKLQAAELPGTRDVHRAGPIWLASQPDAKGLAAAKEAGVTRVITLRSEREIDFDDEAMVKDAGLEFHAIRFGGHQQMTDAKLDELRRLLRSARPDEQVLLHCASANRVGAVWIAHRVLDGRQAIENAVAEGKRIGLKDPDLESTAIQYVRRKR